Proteins co-encoded in one Prunus persica cultivar Lovell chromosome G6, Prunus_persica_NCBIv2, whole genome shotgun sequence genomic window:
- the LOC18774485 gene encoding probable serine/threonine-protein kinase DDB_G0282963, which yields MDSGSGSMQSSSGGDDEYDSRAESISALLSNPPSQLGHMSSHAPPHHHHHHHHQQTHHHLDPLSNMFDPLSSRLTNPNPLLNFDMAWSKTLRSDPNPTDLGGLSQPFLTNPNINQLGQSRGGGGGGGGSSTFAALQIPHDHQNVSASSSAPNNQTHNINSNSNNNNSNSNGVVRNPKKRSRASRRAPTTVLTTDTTNFRAMVQEFTGIPAPPFTSSSPFPRSRLDLFSSAAAASALMRSAGGGGGGGGGGGLGLEPSPPSYLLRPFAHKVSHQPPSSSSILDHPNLPSTNSSATNHHNNLLNMQQNPSPSSSAVLNFQSLFQPQHQQQQPKYSLPINSPNDLLASKTPHHHHHQGSLDHFGLTQQQLNVLPNNIVSSSDAALSRHDSNSNWGNGTGPSNNNKTNIDNNNVDHQGLMRSINGNYGNGKLNYSAGSSSNNIIHGDKAQDQNVAAAAARSEGMVESWICSSD from the coding sequence atggatTCTGGTAGTGGAAGTATGCAGTCCTCCAGCGGCGGCGATGACGAGTACGACTCGCGGGCCGAGTCAATCTCCGCTCTACTGAGTAACCCACCGAGTCAACTCGGCCACATGTCTAGCCACGCACCGccacaccaccaccaccaccaccaccaccaacaaacCCATCACCACCTAGACCCTCTATCAAACATGTTCGATCCATTATCCTCCAGGCTCACGAACCCGAACCCGCTTCTCAATTTCGACATGGCGTGGTCCAAAACCCTAAGATCCGACCCGAATCCCACCGATCTCGGTGGCCTAAGCCAACCCTTTTTGACCAACCCCAATATTAATCAATTAGGACAAAGCAgaggcggcggcggcggcggagGCGGCTCGTCTACTTTTGCGGCTCTTCAGATCCCGCATGATCACCAAAACGTTTCGGCTTCTTCTTCGGCTCCAAACAACCAAACCCACAACATCAACAgtaacagcaacaacaacaacagcaacagcaacgGAGTCGTTCGGAACCCGAAGAAGAGGTCGAGAGCGTCGAGGCGCGCACCGACGACTGTGCTGACAACAGACACCACAAATTTCAGAGCCATGGTTCAGGAATTTACAGGTATCCCTGCTCCTCCATTTACATCCTCCTCGCCTTTCCCGAGAAGCAGACTGGATCTCTTTAGCTCAGCTGCTGCCGCCTCTGCCCTCATGAGATCAgctggaggaggaggaggaggaggaggaggagggggtTTGGGTTTGGAGCCTTCACCTCCTTCTTACCTTTTGAGGCCTTTTGCTCACAAAGTCTCTCACCAAccaccatcttcttcttccattcTTGATCATCCAAACTTACCCTCAACTAATTCAAGTGCCACTAACCACCACAATAATCTCCTCAATATGCAGCAAAACCCATCACCCTCCTCCTCCGCAGTTCTTAATTTCCAGTCCCTCTTTCAACCCCaacatcagcagcagcagcctaAATACTCACTGCCCATTAATTCTCCGAATGATCTCCTTGCCTCCAAGACacctcaccaccaccatcaccaagGCTCTTTGGACCATTTTGGCTTGACCCAGCAGCAGCTCAATGTGCTTCCCAACAACATCGTATCCTCCTCGGATGCCGCGCTCTCGAGGCACGACAGTAATTCCAACTGGGGTAACGGAACAGGGcccagcaacaacaacaagacCAACATTGACAACAACAATGTTGATCATCAAGGTCTGATGAGATCCATCAATGGGAATTACGGCAACGGGAAGCTAAACTACTCTGCTGGTTCTTCGTCCAATAATATTATCCATGGCGATAAGGCGCAGGATCAGAATGTGGCTGCCGCTGCTGCTAGAAGTGAAGGTATGGTAGAATCATGGATTTGCTCCTCAGATTAG
- the LOC18774354 gene encoding uncharacterized protein LOC18774354 isoform X1 — protein MKPEAVTLLLVNLASIMQRADESLLPGVYKEVGASLHTDPTGLGSLTLFRSIVQSACYPLAAYLAMRHNRAHVIALGAFLWAAATFLVGFSSTFLQVAVSRGLNGIGLAIVTPAIQSLVADSTDESNRGTAFGWLQLTGNLGSIIGGLCSVLIASTTFMGIPGWRIAFHLVGLISVIVGILVRLFANDPHYLESNGRAKDITSHKPFSSEVKDLIIEAKSVIRIPSFQILIAQGVFGSFPWSGLSFAPLWLELIGFSHKETAVLWTIFIIGGSLGSVFGGIMGDVLAKPFPNAGRIVLSQISAGSAIPFAAILLLVLPDDPSTGFVHGLVLFIMGWFTSWNAPATNNPIFAEIVPERSRTSIYALDQSFESILSSFAPPIVGILAQHVYGFKPIPKGSSNSVEIETDRENAASLAKALYTALGIPMTLCVLIYSFLYCTYPRDRDRARMQALAESEMQELETDCSRFSGEEYSEVCVSESKVLNGSEKSKTDMEYGLEGSIDLDDTDEKSLLSCQQPSNLRE, from the exons ATGAAACCAGAGGCTGTGACATTGTTGTTGGTGAACCTAGCAAGTATTATGCAGAGAGCTGACGAGTCGTTGTTGCCAGGGGTGTACAAAGAGGTGGGGGCCAGTCTGCACACCGACCCAACTGGATTGGGCTCACTCACTCTGTTCAGATCCATTGTCCAGTCTGCCTGCTATCCACTTGCCGCTTACCTTGCTATGCGCCACAACCGAGCCCATGTCATTGCTCTTGGTGCCTTTCTCTGGGCTGCTGCCACCTTCCTTGTTGGCTTTTCATCCACTTTCCttcag GTGGCTGTTTCAAGAGGATTAAATGGGATTGGACTTGCCATTGTCACTCCCGCTATTCAGTCTCTTGTTGCAGACTCAACTGATGAGAGCAACCGGGGTACAGCATTTGGATGGTTGCAACTAACAGGAAACCTTGGCTCCATAATTGGTGGTCTTTGTTCTGTACTAATAGCGTCCACTACATTCATGGGTATACCTGGCTGGAGAATAGCATTCCATTTGGTTGGACTCATAAGTGTCATAGTCGGTATATTGGTTCGCCTCTTTGCCAATGATCCGCACTACTTAGAGAGCAATGGTAGAGCTAAAGATATAACTTCACATAAGCCTTTTTCGTCAGAAGTGAAAGACCTGATTATAGAAGCAAAGTCAGTTATAAGAATCCCGTCTTTTCAAATACTAATTGCTCAGGGTGTCTTTGGATCATTCCCCTGGTCAGGTTTGTCATTTGCTCCATTGTGGTTAGAACTTATTGGTTTCTCCCACAAAGAAACGGCAGTTCTTTGGACCATATTTATAATTGGTGGCTCACTTGGAAGTGTCTTCGGAGGAATCATGGGCGATGTTCTTGCAAAACCCTTTCCCAATGCTGGGAGGATAGTTCTTTCACAGATAAGCGCGGGTTCAGCCATTCCTTTCGCTGCTATTTTGCTTCTGGTGTTGCCTGATGACCCATCCACAGGATTCGTTCATGGGCTGGTCTTGTTCATTATGGGATGGTTCACTTCCTGGAACGCTCCTGCAACTAACAA TCCAATATTTGCAGAGATAGTGCCTGAGAGGTCTCGTACAAGCATCTATGCACTGGATCAATCTTTCGAATCCATCCTATCATCATTTGCTCCACCGATAGTTGGGATTTTGGCTCAGCATGTTTATGGCTTTAAGCCAATTCCTAAAGGATCATCAAATTCTGTAGAGATTGAAACAGATAGAGAAAATGCTGCATCACTTGCCAAGGCACTATACACAGCTTTGGGCATTCCGATGACACTCTGTGTCTTAATTTACTCCTTCCTTTACTGCACATACCCTAGAGACAGGGACCGGGCGAGAATGCAAGCTTTAGCTGAATCAGAAATGCAAGAGCTGGAAACAGATTGTTCCCGTTTTTCAGGAGAAGAATACTCCGAAGTTTGTGTTTCAGAATCGAAAGTGCTGAACGGAAGTGAGAAAAGCAAAACTGACATGGAATATGGATTGGAGGGGAGCATTGACTTGGATGATACTGACGAGAAGTCCCTGCTTTCCTGTCAGCAGCCGTCGAATCTGAGAGAATAG
- the LOC18774354 gene encoding uncharacterized protein LOC18774354 isoform X2 — translation MKPEAVTLLLVNLASIMQRADESLLPGVYKEVGASLHTDPTGLGSLTLFRSIVQSACYPLAAYLAMRHNRAHVIALGAFLWAAATFLVGFSSTFLQVAVSRGLNGIGLAIVTPAIQSLVADSTDESNRGTAFGWLQLTGNLGSIIGGLCSVLIASTTFMGIPGWRIAFHLVGLISVIVGILVRLFANDPHYLESNGRAKDITSHKPFSSEVKDLIIEAKSVIRIPSFQILIAQGVFGSFPWSGLSFAPLWLELIGFSHKETAVLWTIFIIGGSLGSVFGGIMGDVLAKPFPNAGRIVLSQISAGSAIPFAAILLLVLPDDPSTGFVHGLVLFIMGWFTSWNAPATNKDSA, via the exons ATGAAACCAGAGGCTGTGACATTGTTGTTGGTGAACCTAGCAAGTATTATGCAGAGAGCTGACGAGTCGTTGTTGCCAGGGGTGTACAAAGAGGTGGGGGCCAGTCTGCACACCGACCCAACTGGATTGGGCTCACTCACTCTGTTCAGATCCATTGTCCAGTCTGCCTGCTATCCACTTGCCGCTTACCTTGCTATGCGCCACAACCGAGCCCATGTCATTGCTCTTGGTGCCTTTCTCTGGGCTGCTGCCACCTTCCTTGTTGGCTTTTCATCCACTTTCCttcag GTGGCTGTTTCAAGAGGATTAAATGGGATTGGACTTGCCATTGTCACTCCCGCTATTCAGTCTCTTGTTGCAGACTCAACTGATGAGAGCAACCGGGGTACAGCATTTGGATGGTTGCAACTAACAGGAAACCTTGGCTCCATAATTGGTGGTCTTTGTTCTGTACTAATAGCGTCCACTACATTCATGGGTATACCTGGCTGGAGAATAGCATTCCATTTGGTTGGACTCATAAGTGTCATAGTCGGTATATTGGTTCGCCTCTTTGCCAATGATCCGCACTACTTAGAGAGCAATGGTAGAGCTAAAGATATAACTTCACATAAGCCTTTTTCGTCAGAAGTGAAAGACCTGATTATAGAAGCAAAGTCAGTTATAAGAATCCCGTCTTTTCAAATACTAATTGCTCAGGGTGTCTTTGGATCATTCCCCTGGTCAGGTTTGTCATTTGCTCCATTGTGGTTAGAACTTATTGGTTTCTCCCACAAAGAAACGGCAGTTCTTTGGACCATATTTATAATTGGTGGCTCACTTGGAAGTGTCTTCGGAGGAATCATGGGCGATGTTCTTGCAAAACCCTTTCCCAATGCTGGGAGGATAGTTCTTTCACAGATAAGCGCGGGTTCAGCCATTCCTTTCGCTGCTATTTTGCTTCTGGTGTTGCCTGATGACCCATCCACAGGATTCGTTCATGGGCTGGTCTTGTTCATTATGGGATGGTTCACTTCCTGGAACGCTCCTGCAACTAACAA AGATAGTGCCTGA